The Daucus carota subsp. sativus chromosome 9, DH1 v3.0, whole genome shotgun sequence genome window below encodes:
- the LOC108192557 gene encoding hypothetical protein At1g04090 — MKKFRSFFTRSSKPLPVETIFKLPHPLPTWPPGDGFASGIIDLGGLQVCQVTSFNKIWCTLEGGPDDLGATFYEPSSIPEGFFMLTSYSQSNNKPLFGWVLVAKDVSSDESESSTKILEKPVDYTLVWTSETKKNKLGDNGYIWLPMPPEGYRSVGHVVTTSSEKPSVDKIRCVRADFTEESEIDSWIWGLEKEVDPDGLNLYGSKPAHRGPQAVGVPIGSFLVQNSGEAKLLNCLKNVQPILSAMPNLDQIHALIKCYSPLVYFHPDEEYLPSSLCWFFENGALLYTKGEETTSCRVEHPHGSNLPQGGTNDGVHWLCQPEDENFKKGNLASAESYVNVKPMLGGTFTDIALWIFYPFNGPARLKIGALNVSLGKIGQHEGDWEHVTLRISNFTGELRSVYLSTHAKGMWVSASELEYENGNKPVVYSSLHGHALYPKPGVVLQGTGAIGIRNDTGKSSNVMDTGEKFVIVSGEHLSIVEPPWLNYCREWGARISYDFAAEVEKVKKKLPQRLRGSFESVVKSLPNEMLGEVGPTGPKMKVSWNGDERV, encoded by the exons ATGAAAAAATTCCGCAGCTTCTTCACCAGGTCCTCCAAGCCTTTGCCTGTAGAGACCATCTTCAAACTCCCTCATCCACTTCCCACTTGGCCTCCAG GTGATGGTTTTGCGAGTGGGATTATTGATCTAGGGGGATTACAAGTGTGTCAAGTTACGAGTTTTAATAAGATTTGGTGTACATTAGAAGGTGGCCCAGATGATCTTGGTGCCACATTTTATGAACCATCTTCAATCCCAGAAGGGTTTTTTATGCTTACAAGTTATAGTCAATCTAACAACAAGCCACTGTTTGGATGGGTTCTTGTAGCTAAAGATGTCAGTAGTGATGAATCTGAAAGTAGTACTAAGATTTTGGAGAAGCCAGTTGATTATACACTTGTATGGACTAGTGAGACTAAAAAGAATAAGCTAGGTGATAATGGGTATATATGGCTTCCAATGCCACCCGAGGGGTATAGATCAGTTGGCCATGTTGTTACCACTTCATCGGAGAAGCCATCTGTTGATAAAATCCGGTGTGTGAGGGCTGATTTTACGGAGGAGAGTGAGATTGACTCGTGGATTTGGGGTTTAGAGAAGGAGGTTGATCCTGATGGATTGAATTTATATGGTTCAAAACCGGCTCATAGGGGTCCTCAAGCTGTAGGTGTGCCAATAGGTTCATTTTTAGTCCAGAATAGTGGGGAAGCGAAGTTGTTGAATTGTTTGAAAAATGTTCAACCTATTTTATCAGCCATGCCTAATCTAGACCAGATTCATGCCCTGATAAAATGTTACTCTCCATTGGTGTATTTCCATCCTGATGAAGAGTACCTTCCCTCTTCACTTTGTTGGTTCTTCGAGAATGGGGCATTATTGTATACAAAGGGTGAAGAAACGACCTCATGTCGTGTTGAGCATCCCCATGGCTCGAATCTTCCTCAAGGAGGTACGAATGATGGAGTTCACTGGTTATGCCAACCAGAAGATGAAAATTTCAAGAAAGGAAATCTGGCTAGTGCTGAGTCATATGTGAATGTCAAGCCTATGTTAGGAGGAACCTTCACTGATATAGCATTGTGGATTTTTTACCCTTTCAATGGACCAGCAAGGCTTAAAATCGGGGCTCTCAACGTTTCCTTGGGTAAAATAGGACAACACGAAGGCGACTGGGAACATGTGACATTGCGGATAAGTAATTTTACTGGTGAGCTGAGAAGTGTCTACTTATCAACACATGCTAAAGGAATGTGGGTTAGTGCTTCCGAACTTGAGTATGAAAATGGCAATAAGCCCGTAGTCTATTCTTCATTGCACGGTCATGCCCTATATCCTAAGCCAGGAGTTGTTTTACAAGGGACTGGAGCAATAGGAATAAGAAACGACACTGGAAAAAGTTCCAATGTAATGGACACTGGAGAGAAATTTGTGATTGTTTCAGGTGAGCACTTGTCAATCGTCGAGCCCCCATGGCTGAACTACTGTAGAGAATGGGGTGCAAGAATCAGCTATGACTTTGCAGCTGAGGTTGAAAAAGTGAAGAAAAAGTTGCCACAGAGGCTGAGGGGATCATTTGAGAGTGTTGTTAAGAGTTTGCCTAATGAAATGCTGGGTGAAGTTGGACCAACTGGACCTAAAATGAAGGTTAGTTGGAATGGAGATGAGAGGGTTTGA